A region from the Anaerolineae bacterium genome encodes:
- a CDS encoding CoB--CoM heterodisulfide reductase subunit D: MTETTEFEPKIIAFLCNWCTYTGADLAGTSRLQYPPNVRIIRLMCSGAVDPMYVLKADLAGADGILIGGCHPGDCHYQEGNYKARRRVIALKEILKSAGFDEDRVWLRWISASEGARFAETVREMTEAMRAKGPNPMKAMWAV; encoded by the coding sequence ATGACAGAAACGACCGAATTCGAACCCAAAATCATTGCATTCCTGTGCAACTGGTGTACCTACACCGGCGCCGATTTAGCCGGCACCAGTCGCTTGCAGTATCCGCCCAATGTGCGCATTATTCGCCTGATGTGCAGCGGCGCCGTAGATCCCATGTATGTATTGAAAGCCGATTTAGCTGGCGCAGATGGCATCCTGATTGGTGGTTGTCACCCCGGTGATTGCCATTATCAGGAAGGCAACTACAAAGCCCGACGGAGGGTGATTGCGCTCAAAGAAATCTTGAAGAGTGCTGGCTTTGATGAAGATCGGGTCTGGTTGCGTTGGATCAGCGCCAGCGAGGGAGCTCGTTTTGCTGAAACGGTGCGCGAGATGACCGAAGCCATGCGCGCAAAAGGTCCAAACCCAATGAAAGCGATGTGGGCTGTTTAA